CAAATGGGGGTAGAGAAATACTCCCTTACCCTTGATCATCACCTGATTGATATCGGGGACAAAACCGCCGCTATAACGCAGCTTGTAACCTCGCTCCTCCAGTGAGCGGACAAAGGCTTCGGTGCCAGGAGTGTAAAGATTGCGCTGGCCACCGGGCGAGTAGATGCCACTGCCACCATCAATGCGCACATGCTCCTGCACCAGGGAATATTCCATCAGCTGGTTCATGGCAAATTCATGCACGCCGTTGCCGGTGGAATACATGAGAGTGGTACGTGGGCCATAGAGAATATATAGGGCGGCAACCTGCTGGCGACCAGGCTGCAGCAGATTGTCACCGGCATAAATGGACACGATGGTGCCAACCGCCAGATTGACATCCACCAGCGAGGAACCATCGAGAGGATCGTAAGCCACCGAGTAGTACGGCCCCTCCTGCTCCGGGTGAAAACGAAGGATATCACCGCTTTCCTCCGACACCAGCGAGGCCACCACGCCGGAATACTTCAGGCGTTTTTCCAGGATGCGATCCGCCAGCACATCCAGTGCCAGCTGCTGCTCACCATAGAGATTCGAGGTGCCGGCCACGCCCAGATCGCCGGTACGGATGGAGTTGATGATATACTTCGATGCCTCGGCAATCTCGGTAATCAGACGGGTCAGATTGCGGTCAACCGCCTGTTCACGCAGATGGCGGCGCAGATCGATCTGGAATTTGGTCTGTCCTCGTTCGGCCATGGGGTCTCTGTCTCCCGGTCTCAAGGGTGGGAAAAAGGGGATAGGGTCAAGGGGTCAGTGGGCTGGCGGGTGCTGAAGCGGCAGACCGCTGCACAGCAAGGTGGCGGCCACTACCGCCAGCGGAATGGTCAGCAATTGGATCAGCGGCACCAGCAGCAGGGCGAACACGGCCAGGGCAAACCCCAGCCATAAACCACGGCGGCGAGCGACAAAACGCCGCTGCACGGCAAAACCAAGAGCCTTGCGACCAAACACAAATCCCGTGTACTCGATGACCAGAAAATACAGGGTCAACAACAGGGAGCCGGCTGCCGACAGGGGCGCGCCCAGCAGCGGAATCAGCGCCAGCGACAGACACAGCACCAGCGCAATGACAAACAGTGACAACTTAC
This genomic interval from Desulfuromonas thiophila contains the following:
- a CDS encoding class 1 fructose-bisphosphatase, translating into MAERGQTKFQIDLRRHLREQAVDRNLTRLITEIAEASKYIINSIRTGDLGVAGTSNLYGEQQLALDVLADRILEKRLKYSGVVASLVSEESGDILRFHPEQEGPYYSVAYDPLDGSSLVDVNLAVGTIVSIYAGDNLLQPGRQQVAALYILYGPRTTLMYSTGNGVHEFAMNQLMEYSLVQEHVRIDGGSGIYSPGGQRNLYTPGTEAFVRSLEERGYKLRYSGGFVPDINQVMIKGKGVFLYPHLQNRPRGKLRLLYELNPMAFLVEQAGGAASDGHRPILDLVPQKIDDCAPVFIGCREDVAAAEACIAAQG